A part of Scleropages formosus chromosome 3, fSclFor1.1, whole genome shotgun sequence genomic DNA contains:
- the bloc1s2 gene encoding biogenesis of lysosome-related organelles complex 1 subunit 2 isoform X1, whose product MAASEGGSSAADIAVIPAQRLESASGVMNADAQEEASELESSETAPRPIAPTSKKPGNNNDGGVETAEEATEPAEPDINELCRDMFEKMAIFLQGELTATCEDYKLLENMNKLTSLKYMEMKDISINISRNLQDLNQKYASLQPYLDQINQIEEQVTALEQAAYKLDTYSKKLEAKFKKLEKR is encoded by the exons ATGGCGGCTAGCGAAGGCGGTAGTAGTGCTGCGGATATCGCTGTGATTCCCGCACAGCGGTTGGAATCCGCTTCAGGAGTGATGAACGCCGACGCACAAGAGGAGGCTTCGGAACTGGAGAGCTCGGAAACTGCGCCGAGACCCATCGCACCTACTTCTAAAAAGCCTGGCAATAACA ATGATGGGGGAGTGGAGACGGCAGAAGAGGCCACGGAGCCTGCAGAACCAGACATCAATGAGTTATGTCGTGATATGTTTGAGAAGATGGCAATCTTTTTGCAAGGAGAGCTCACAG CTACTTGTGAAGACTACAAACTTCTTGAGAACATGAACAAGCTTACCAGCCTGAAGTACATGGAGATGAAAGACATATCTATAAACATCAGCCGCAACCTTCAGGATCTCAATCAAAAAT ATGCAAGCTTGCAGCCATACCTTGACCAGATCAATCAAATAGAAGAACAGGTGACAGCTCTGGAACAAGCGGCATACAAACTGGACACATATTCCAAAAAACTAG AAGCCAAGTTCAAAAAGCTTGAGAAGAGATGA
- the bloc1s2 gene encoding biogenesis of lysosome-related organelles complex 1 subunit 2 isoform X2, which translates to MAASEGGSSAADIAVIPAQRLESASGVMNADAQEEASELESSETAPRPIAPTSKKPGNNNGGVETAEEATEPAEPDINELCRDMFEKMAIFLQGELTATCEDYKLLENMNKLTSLKYMEMKDISINISRNLQDLNQKYASLQPYLDQINQIEEQVTALEQAAYKLDTYSKKLEAKFKKLEKR; encoded by the exons ATGGCGGCTAGCGAAGGCGGTAGTAGTGCTGCGGATATCGCTGTGATTCCCGCACAGCGGTTGGAATCCGCTTCAGGAGTGATGAACGCCGACGCACAAGAGGAGGCTTCGGAACTGGAGAGCTCGGAAACTGCGCCGAGACCCATCGCACCTACTTCTAAAAAGCCTGGCAATAACA ATGGGGGAGTGGAGACGGCAGAAGAGGCCACGGAGCCTGCAGAACCAGACATCAATGAGTTATGTCGTGATATGTTTGAGAAGATGGCAATCTTTTTGCAAGGAGAGCTCACAG CTACTTGTGAAGACTACAAACTTCTTGAGAACATGAACAAGCTTACCAGCCTGAAGTACATGGAGATGAAAGACATATCTATAAACATCAGCCGCAACCTTCAGGATCTCAATCAAAAAT ATGCAAGCTTGCAGCCATACCTTGACCAGATCAATCAAATAGAAGAACAGGTGACAGCTCTGGAACAAGCGGCATACAAACTGGACACATATTCCAAAAAACTAG AAGCCAAGTTCAAAAAGCTTGAGAAGAGATGA